One stretch of Clavibacter michiganensis DNA includes these proteins:
- a CDS encoding cellulase family glycosylhydrolase, which yields MKTRRGLTSALLGLLLPVALATAGASAASASAADPGSASAHPAAASTSSTASGWLHTDGGKIVDSTGSTYTIRGAAWFGLESSGCVLHGLDKITLDSGMKHLHDMGFTTVRMPFANSCLRASSVADWGTTANPDLKGITPLQLMDRAIASAKANGLNVFLDQHRPTTDGQSELWYTNDLPESQWISDWKMLADRYKDDPTVIGVDLHNEPHGQATWGSGDTATDWRLAAERGGDAVLSVNPNLLVIVEGTDKQPDGSGTWWGGALGAAGDKPVELSVANRVVYSPHDYPASIYAQSWFSSPDYPNNLPSVWDAHWGYLAKKSIAPVLLGEFGTKLETTSDKQWLTTLVSYLQTTGISSSFWSFNPDSGDTGGLVQSDWVTPEQAKLDAMAPILHPAQSSGSGSSSGSGSGSSSGSGSSAGSTPAPQPQPQPQPAPSTSGAVTATWQPGGSWSSGYVAGLDVTAKSAVAGWTVSWASPGTTSVGNSWGMRCTVDSGTVTCTGADWAGALSAGQTVHVGLQAAGGPAPSSPQLTVTSR from the coding sequence ATGAAGACACGAAGAGGCCTCACCTCCGCACTGCTCGGACTGCTCCTCCCGGTCGCGCTCGCGACGGCGGGAGCGTCAGCTGCCTCGGCCTCCGCAGCTGACCCGGGCTCCGCCTCGGCGCACCCCGCCGCGGCGTCGACCTCATCCACCGCGTCCGGATGGCTCCACACGGACGGCGGGAAGATCGTCGACTCCACCGGTTCCACGTACACGATCCGCGGCGCCGCCTGGTTCGGGCTCGAGTCGTCGGGGTGCGTGCTCCACGGTCTCGACAAGATTACCCTCGACAGCGGCATGAAGCACCTGCACGACATGGGCTTCACGACGGTGCGCATGCCGTTCGCGAACAGCTGCCTCCGCGCCTCGAGCGTCGCCGACTGGGGGACCACCGCCAATCCGGACCTGAAGGGCATCACCCCGCTGCAGCTCATGGACCGTGCCATCGCCTCCGCGAAGGCCAACGGCCTCAACGTGTTCCTCGACCAGCACCGCCCGACCACCGACGGCCAGTCCGAGCTGTGGTACACGAACGACCTCCCCGAGTCCCAGTGGATCTCCGACTGGAAGATGCTCGCGGACCGCTACAAGGACGACCCCACGGTCATCGGCGTCGACCTGCACAACGAGCCGCACGGCCAGGCGACCTGGGGCTCCGGGGACACGGCCACCGACTGGCGGCTCGCCGCCGAGCGCGGGGGCGACGCGGTGCTGTCGGTGAACCCGAACCTGCTGGTCATCGTCGAGGGCACCGACAAGCAGCCCGACGGATCCGGCACGTGGTGGGGCGGGGCCCTCGGCGCCGCGGGCGACAAGCCCGTCGAGCTGAGCGTCGCGAACCGCGTCGTGTACTCGCCGCACGACTACCCCGCGAGCATCTACGCGCAGTCGTGGTTCAGCTCGCCGGACTACCCGAACAACCTGCCCAGCGTGTGGGACGCCCACTGGGGCTACCTCGCGAAGAAGAGCATCGCCCCGGTGCTGCTCGGCGAGTTCGGCACGAAGCTCGAGACCACCAGCGACAAGCAGTGGCTGACGACGCTGGTGTCGTACCTCCAGACCACCGGCATCAGCTCCTCGTTCTGGTCGTTCAACCCCGACAGCGGTGACACCGGCGGGCTCGTGCAGAGCGACTGGGTCACGCCCGAGCAGGCGAAGCTCGACGCGATGGCGCCGATCCTGCACCCGGCTCAGTCGTCGGGTTCGGGTTCCAGCTCGGGGTCCGGCTCCGGCTCCTCGTCGGGCTCCGGCTCATCGGCCGGATCCACGCCCGCGCCGCAGCCGCAGCCGCAGCCGCAGCCCGCGCCCTCCACGTCGGGCGCCGTGACGGCCACGTGGCAGCCGGGCGGATCCTGGTCGTCCGGCTACGTCGCGGGCCTCGACGTCACCGCGAAGTCCGCGGTCGCCGGGTGGACCGTGTCCTGGGCGAGCCCCGGCACGACCTCCGTCGGGAACAGCTGGGGCATGCGCTGCACGGTCGACTCCGGCACCGTGACGTGCACGGGCGCCGACTGGGCGGGTGCGCTGTCCGCGGGTCAGACCGTCCACGTCGGCCTGCAGGCCGCAGGCGGTCCGGCCCCGTCCTCGCCGCAGCTCACCGTCACGAGCCGCTGA
- a CDS encoding GNAT family N-acetyltransferase, with translation MDVPQTVPTMRDGRISVRPIRLRDSRALERSLLDNRSWLRKWEATSPYAPMAFDTRASIRSLQANARAGLGVPLVIDYDDEFAGQLNVSSIAYGSLSSATIGYWVGQEFAGRNVTPTAVALATDYCFTTLGLHRMEICIRPENAPSLRVVQKLGFRYEGLRRRYIHINGDWRDHFCFGLVVEELSTSVLARWKEGGVDPEWSRVPDADVQAAAVPLAVQRRI, from the coding sequence ATGGACGTGCCGCAGACCGTACCCACCATGCGGGACGGGCGCATCTCCGTCCGGCCCATCCGGCTCCGCGACTCGCGGGCCCTCGAGCGCTCGCTGCTCGACAACCGCTCCTGGCTCCGCAAGTGGGAGGCCACGAGCCCCTACGCGCCGATGGCCTTCGACACGCGGGCGAGCATCCGGTCGCTGCAGGCCAACGCGCGAGCGGGCCTCGGGGTCCCGCTCGTCATCGACTACGACGACGAGTTCGCCGGACAGCTCAACGTGTCCTCCATCGCCTACGGCTCGCTCTCGAGCGCGACCATCGGCTACTGGGTCGGCCAGGAGTTCGCGGGGCGGAACGTCACGCCCACGGCCGTCGCGCTGGCGACCGACTACTGCTTCACGACGCTCGGGCTCCACCGGATGGAGATCTGCATCCGCCCGGAGAACGCGCCCAGCCTCCGCGTGGTCCAGAAGCTCGGCTTCCGCTACGAGGGGCTGCGCCGCCGCTACATCCACATCAACGGCGACTGGCGCGACCACTTCTGCTTCGGCCTCGTCGTCGAGGAGCTCTCCACCAGCGTGCTCGCGCGCTGGAAGGAGGGCGGCGTGGATCCCGAGTGGTCGCGCGTCCCCGACGCCGACGTGCAGGCGGCCGCCGTGCCCCTTGCCGTGCAGCGCCGGATCTGA
- the galU gene encoding UTP--glucose-1-phosphate uridylyltransferase GalU — protein sequence MVTHITKAVIPAAGLGTRFLPATKAMPKEMLPVVDRPAIQYVVEEAVGAGLHDVLMITGRNKTALENHFDRNAELEATLQLKGDDAKLRKVNESTDLADMHYVRQGDPKGLGHAVLRAEMHVGREPFAVLLGDDIIDKRDVLLSRMIEVQLQRGCSVVALLEVDPSQTHLYGVATVEETDDDDVVRITGMVEKPAAGTAPSNLAIIGRYVLRPEVFDVLHKTEPGKGGEIQLTDALEKMAAAPEWTGGVYGVVFRGRRYDTGDRLDYLKAIVQLGVDHEDLGEGLREWLPEFVKTLER from the coding sequence ATGGTCACCCACATCACTAAGGCCGTCATCCCCGCCGCGGGACTCGGAACGCGATTCCTTCCCGCGACGAAGGCGATGCCGAAGGAGATGCTGCCGGTCGTCGACCGCCCGGCCATCCAGTACGTGGTGGAGGAGGCCGTGGGAGCGGGACTGCACGACGTCCTCATGATCACGGGCCGCAACAAGACCGCCCTCGAGAACCACTTCGACCGCAACGCCGAGCTCGAGGCCACCCTCCAGCTCAAGGGCGACGACGCGAAGCTCCGCAAGGTCAACGAGTCCACCGACCTCGCCGACATGCACTACGTCCGCCAGGGCGACCCCAAGGGCCTCGGCCACGCGGTGCTCCGCGCCGAGATGCACGTGGGCCGCGAGCCGTTCGCCGTGCTCCTCGGCGACGACATCATCGACAAGCGCGACGTGCTCCTGTCCCGCATGATCGAGGTCCAGCTCCAGCGCGGCTGCTCCGTCGTCGCGCTGCTCGAGGTCGATCCCTCGCAGACGCACCTCTACGGCGTCGCCACGGTCGAGGAGACCGACGATGACGACGTCGTGCGCATCACCGGCATGGTCGAGAAGCCCGCCGCCGGCACCGCGCCCTCCAACCTCGCGATCATCGGCCGCTACGTGCTGCGCCCCGAGGTCTTCGACGTGCTGCACAAGACGGAGCCCGGCAAGGGCGGCGAGATCCAGCTCACCGACGCGCTCGAGAAGATGGCCGCCGCACCCGAGTGGACCGGCGGCGTCTACGGCGTCGTGTTCCGCGGCCGCCGCTACGACACGGGCGACCGGCTCGACTACCTGAAGGCCATCGTCCAGCTCGGCGTCGACCACGAGGACCTCGGCGAGGGCCTGCGCGAGTGGCTGCCCGAGTTCGTCAAGACGCTCGAGCGCTGA
- a CDS encoding 5-formyltetrahydrofolate cyclo-ligase — translation MPSDVGNEKRALRAQLRERRRQMTSTERDEAAHGLTSRLTELVANHDASRVACYLSTVDEPTTRPFLQWLHANDRQVLLPVSRNDGLLDWVVSDGTETEGLFGLPEPVGELLGPIAINDVDLIVVPAAAVDQGGMRMGWGRGYFDKTLGSMEACPPVYAVVFDAEFVDELPREKHDMPVDGIVTPTLIHSF, via the coding sequence ATGCCGAGCGATGTCGGGAACGAGAAGAGGGCGCTGCGCGCCCAGCTGCGGGAGCGTCGTCGGCAGATGACCTCGACGGAGCGCGACGAGGCGGCGCACGGGCTGACGAGCCGGTTGACCGAGCTCGTGGCGAACCACGACGCGAGCCGGGTCGCCTGCTACCTGTCCACGGTCGACGAGCCCACCACGCGGCCGTTCCTCCAGTGGCTGCACGCGAACGACCGGCAGGTGCTCCTGCCGGTGTCGCGCAACGACGGCCTGCTCGACTGGGTCGTGAGCGACGGCACGGAGACCGAGGGCCTCTTCGGCCTGCCGGAGCCGGTGGGCGAGCTGCTCGGACCGATCGCCATCAACGACGTCGACCTCATCGTCGTGCCCGCCGCGGCGGTCGACCAGGGCGGGATGCGCATGGGATGGGGCCGCGGCTACTTCGACAAGACCCTCGGATCCATGGAGGCCTGCCCCCCGGTCTACGCTGTGGTGTTCGACGCCGAGTTCGTCGACGAGCTCCCGCGGGAGAAGCACGACATGCCGGTCGACGGCATCGTGACCCCGACCCTCATCCACTCCTTCTAG
- a CDS encoding FmdB family zinc ribbon protein — protein MPTYSYRCTVCGNAFDIVQAFTDDSLTECPVCGGKLRKLFAAVGVSFTGSGFYRNDSRTEDAAKRSRSSSGSAKSSGSGASDSSSSGSSGSSSSSSSSGSSDSSGSSGSGTVGQGSGTVTPSTPSGPASSGSGPSSPST, from the coding sequence ATGCCCACGTACTCCTACCGCTGCACGGTGTGCGGCAACGCCTTCGACATCGTCCAGGCGTTCACCGACGACTCCCTCACCGAGTGCCCCGTGTGCGGCGGCAAGCTCCGCAAGCTGTTCGCCGCGGTCGGCGTGAGCTTCACCGGCAGCGGCTTCTACCGCAACGACTCGCGCACCGAGGACGCGGCCAAGCGGTCGCGGTCGTCGTCGGGGTCGGCGAAGTCGTCCGGATCGGGGGCGTCGGACTCTTCGTCATCCGGATCGTCGGGCTCCTCGTCCTCGTCTTCGTCATCCGGATCGTCGGACTCCTCCGGGTCGTCCGGATCCGGCACCGTCGGCCAGGGCTCCGGTACCGTGACCCCCAGCACCCCCTCCGGTCCCGCGTCCTCGGGCTCCGGTCCGTCCTCGCCGTCCACCTGA
- the mscL gene encoding large conductance mechanosensitive channel protein MscL, translated as MKGFKEFILRGNVIDLAVAVVIGAAFTAIVTAIVTSVFNPLIAALFNASTLADAFKVEIPTANGETSTLLFGAVLAALINFLIVAAVVYFALVLPVNHLKKVAFAKQKAAEEATPKDVPPTEAELLIEIRDLLAGRPSPEGAHTIASSTGQHVAEPGKPT; from the coding sequence ATGAAGGGCTTCAAGGAGTTCATCCTCCGCGGCAACGTCATCGACCTCGCGGTCGCGGTCGTCATCGGCGCCGCGTTCACCGCGATCGTGACGGCCATCGTCACGTCCGTCTTCAACCCGCTGATCGCGGCGCTCTTTAACGCGTCGACGCTCGCCGACGCCTTCAAGGTCGAGATCCCGACGGCGAACGGCGAGACATCCACCCTTCTCTTCGGAGCCGTGCTCGCCGCGCTGATCAACTTCCTCATCGTCGCCGCGGTCGTCTACTTCGCGCTCGTGCTGCCCGTGAACCACCTCAAGAAGGTCGCGTTCGCGAAGCAGAAGGCCGCCGAGGAGGCGACGCCCAAGGACGTGCCGCCGACCGAGGCCGAGCTGCTCATCGAGATCCGCGACCTGCTCGCCGGGCGGCCGTCGCCCGAGGGCGCGCACACGATCGCGTCGTCCACCGGCCAGCACGTGGCGGAGCCCGGGAAGCCGACCTAG
- a CDS encoding DUF4011 domain-containing protein, producing the protein MNASHNSTSPHDLRVGDVQLGSGNVAEPRWREWREQLAGIGGTSPLLHFVDAPGSRIELSTTHPGGLAQFITGKTTLLSSLIRDDLALRSARKAANRITQKGIELVSARGIESIHLAIGLAEWRFADEQFRAPVLLRPLAIRRHGSDYEVRLKGQPFLNPALARALEEQFQITLDAESFVALAVQNGAFKPQPVIDRLRGLTSHLPAFAVQPRLVVSSFAEVGQALAEDAEHLDHLVIDAIAGNPTAKWGVGEAYAPVDPIPQDQRPPVTDTLLLDADPEQEYVIAQINAGNSLVVTTLPGTGGTQTIVNSIGCLVAQNKRVLVVSPRASSLKGIGQRLADVGLPGLAVAPKSLKRDVVQSIVRNEKAAPAQTAEVDDALVRLRHVLLDYRFALGRPDKDLGVSVLDALGELSRLALLPDPPATTARLTRDAVVAIAHDRASAAASLVKAASLGEFRYGPGDSPWYGATFSTSAAATHAHDLAKSLSADGLPRLLERADELIGQTRMRAYTSIDELGVYLRLLLDVRETLDKFQPVVFDRSLSEIIAATGSRRDAPEMTSITRRRLRKLAREYVRPGVHISDMHESLKAIQKQRILWQRYVAVGSTPEVPRGISDVHVRYQEVAADLKVLDEPLSMLTRPTPLGKLPIAELREKVAQLAEDSEVLQNLQERTSLLAELRRLDLDPLLRDLSDRHVPQEAVAAELELAWWQSVLEQMLAGDKALLNANTSVLDRLESDFRLVDEAHATASAGLLAWQLAETWKIGVVDWPEEAHHLRQLLGGSAPVDAAALHHSAPHLSRTIAPVWLASPYEVPAITDEMPFDAVFLVDAGAMTLAEALGGIRRGKQTVVFGDPVTQTPSPFTIAVVPQPERSTPQLADDDSTLEERHADSALARLGELLPTLSLTRSYRAGGEDLAELVNRRFYGGRIQSLPWAGTFLGHGSLSLDFVADGHGMPDEDTGAVESVDAEVIRVVELVLDHASHRPRESLMVITASARHAVRVQQAVLHAAAKRSDVTEFFIGDRAEPFMVATLEQCVAQSRDRVIFSVGYGRTPHGRVLSNFGALAAPGGERLLAVAMTRARRSMVVVSCFQPSDIDQDRMKHGIVALAQILSEAEARFREDPIPDDGDAMLVDLARRLEGLGLAPALGHRDKLGLVASYGGRAIAIETDPVVNQTSLRESLRLRPEMLKRLGWHYLRVHSFELFADPDAIARRIATALGAISDAHPVTAPVQVQAGAHRAD; encoded by the coding sequence GTGAATGCTTCCCACAACAGCACCAGCCCCCATGACCTGCGGGTCGGCGACGTGCAGCTCGGCAGCGGCAACGTGGCCGAGCCCCGCTGGCGCGAGTGGCGCGAGCAGCTGGCCGGCATCGGCGGCACCTCTCCTCTCCTGCACTTCGTGGACGCGCCCGGCTCCCGCATCGAGCTGAGCACCACGCACCCGGGCGGCCTGGCGCAGTTCATCACGGGCAAGACGACGCTGCTGTCCTCTCTCATCCGCGACGACCTCGCGCTCCGCAGCGCCCGCAAGGCCGCGAACCGCATCACCCAGAAGGGCATCGAGCTGGTCTCGGCCCGCGGCATCGAGTCGATCCACCTGGCCATCGGCCTCGCCGAGTGGCGCTTCGCCGACGAGCAGTTCCGCGCGCCCGTGCTCCTGCGCCCGCTCGCGATCCGCCGCCACGGCAGCGACTACGAGGTGCGCCTCAAGGGCCAGCCGTTCCTCAACCCGGCGCTCGCCCGGGCGCTCGAGGAGCAGTTCCAGATCACGCTCGACGCCGAGTCGTTCGTCGCGCTCGCCGTGCAGAACGGCGCGTTCAAGCCCCAGCCGGTCATCGACCGCCTGCGCGGCCTCACCTCGCACCTGCCCGCGTTCGCCGTGCAGCCGCGCCTCGTCGTCTCCTCCTTCGCGGAGGTGGGCCAGGCGCTCGCCGAGGACGCCGAGCACCTCGACCACCTCGTCATCGACGCCATCGCGGGCAACCCCACCGCGAAGTGGGGCGTGGGCGAGGCGTACGCGCCCGTGGATCCGATCCCGCAGGACCAGCGCCCGCCCGTCACCGACACCCTGCTGCTCGACGCGGATCCCGAGCAGGAGTACGTCATCGCGCAGATCAACGCGGGCAACTCGCTCGTGGTGACCACGCTCCCGGGCACCGGCGGCACGCAGACCATCGTCAACTCGATCGGCTGCCTGGTCGCGCAGAACAAGCGCGTGCTCGTCGTGAGCCCGCGCGCCTCCTCGCTCAAGGGCATCGGGCAGCGGCTCGCCGACGTGGGGCTGCCGGGCCTCGCGGTCGCGCCGAAGTCGCTGAAGCGGGACGTCGTGCAGTCCATCGTCCGCAACGAGAAGGCCGCGCCCGCGCAGACCGCCGAGGTCGACGACGCGCTCGTGCGCCTGCGCCACGTGCTCCTCGACTACCGCTTCGCGCTCGGCCGTCCGGACAAGGACCTCGGCGTCTCCGTGCTCGACGCGCTCGGCGAGCTGTCCCGCCTGGCGCTCCTGCCGGATCCGCCGGCCACCACCGCGCGCCTCACCCGCGACGCCGTCGTCGCGATCGCGCACGACCGCGCGAGCGCCGCAGCCTCCCTCGTCAAAGCCGCGAGCCTCGGCGAGTTCCGCTACGGCCCGGGCGACTCGCCCTGGTACGGCGCCACGTTCTCCACGAGCGCCGCCGCGACCCACGCGCACGACCTCGCGAAGTCGCTCTCCGCCGACGGCCTGCCGCGCCTGCTCGAGCGCGCCGACGAGCTCATCGGCCAGACGCGCATGCGGGCATACACGTCCATCGACGAGCTCGGCGTGTACCTTCGCCTCCTCCTCGACGTGCGCGAGACGCTCGACAAGTTCCAGCCCGTGGTGTTCGACCGGTCGCTCAGCGAGATCATCGCGGCGACCGGATCACGCCGCGACGCCCCCGAGATGACGAGCATCACCCGCCGTCGCCTCCGCAAGCTCGCGCGCGAGTACGTGCGCCCCGGCGTCCACATCTCCGACATGCACGAGAGCCTCAAGGCCATCCAGAAGCAGCGGATCCTGTGGCAGCGCTACGTCGCGGTCGGCTCGACCCCCGAGGTCCCGCGCGGCATCTCCGACGTGCACGTGCGCTACCAGGAGGTCGCCGCCGACCTCAAGGTGCTCGACGAGCCGCTGAGCATGCTCACCCGTCCCACCCCGCTCGGCAAGCTCCCCATCGCCGAGCTGCGCGAGAAGGTCGCCCAGCTCGCCGAGGACAGCGAGGTGCTCCAGAACCTGCAGGAGCGCACCTCTCTCCTGGCGGAGCTCCGTCGCCTCGACCTGGATCCGCTGCTCCGCGACCTCTCCGACCGGCACGTGCCGCAGGAGGCCGTCGCCGCCGAGCTCGAGCTCGCCTGGTGGCAGTCCGTGCTCGAGCAGATGCTCGCGGGCGACAAGGCGCTCCTCAACGCGAACACGAGCGTGCTGGACCGCCTCGAGTCCGACTTCCGCCTCGTCGACGAGGCGCACGCCACCGCCAGCGCGGGCCTCCTGGCCTGGCAGCTCGCGGAGACGTGGAAGATAGGCGTGGTCGACTGGCCCGAGGAGGCGCACCACCTGCGTCAACTGCTCGGCGGATCCGCCCCCGTCGACGCCGCGGCCCTCCACCACTCCGCGCCCCACCTCTCCCGCACCATCGCGCCGGTCTGGCTCGCGTCGCCCTACGAGGTGCCCGCGATCACCGACGAGATGCCGTTCGACGCCGTGTTCCTCGTGGACGCCGGCGCCATGACGCTCGCGGAGGCGCTCGGCGGCATCCGGCGCGGCAAGCAGACCGTCGTGTTCGGGGATCCCGTCACGCAGACGCCGTCGCCGTTCACCATCGCGGTCGTCCCGCAGCCCGAGCGCTCGACGCCCCAGCTCGCGGACGACGACTCGACGCTCGAGGAGCGTCACGCCGACTCCGCTCTCGCGCGCCTCGGCGAGCTGCTGCCCACCCTCTCCCTCACGCGCAGCTACCGCGCGGGCGGCGAGGACCTGGCCGAGCTCGTCAACCGCCGCTTCTACGGAGGCCGGATCCAGTCGCTCCCGTGGGCGGGCACGTTCCTCGGCCACGGCAGCCTGTCGCTCGACTTCGTCGCCGACGGCCACGGCATGCCCGACGAGGACACCGGCGCCGTCGAGAGCGTCGACGCCGAGGTGATCCGCGTCGTGGAGCTCGTGCTCGACCACGCGAGCCACCGCCCGCGCGAGTCCCTCATGGTCATCACCGCGAGCGCCCGCCACGCCGTGCGCGTGCAGCAGGCCGTGCTCCACGCGGCGGCCAAGCGCAGCGACGTCACCGAGTTCTTCATCGGCGACCGCGCCGAGCCGTTCATGGTCGCGACGCTCGAGCAGTGCGTCGCGCAGAGCCGCGACCGCGTGATCTTCTCGGTCGGCTACGGCCGCACCCCGCACGGCCGCGTGCTGTCGAACTTCGGCGCCCTCGCGGCGCCCGGCGGGGAGCGCCTGCTCGCCGTCGCCATGACGCGCGCCCGCCGCTCGATGGTGGTCGTCTCCTGCTTCCAGCCGTCGGACATCGACCAGGACCGGATGAAGCACGGCATCGTCGCGCTCGCCCAGATCCTCTCCGAGGCGGAGGCCCGCTTCAGGGAGGACCCGATCCCGGACGACGGCGACGCCATGCTCGTCGACCTCGCCCGCCGCCTCGAGGGGCTCGGGCTCGCGCCCGCCCTCGGGCACCGCGACAAGCTCGGGCTCGTCGCCTCCTACGGCGGCCGGGCCATCGCGATCGAGACGGATCCGGTCGTCAACCAGACGAGCCTCCGCGAGTCGCTGCGGCTGCGTCCCGAGATGCTCAAGCGCCTCGGCTGGCACTACCTCCGCGTGCACTCCTTCGAGCTGTTCGCGGATCCGGACGCCATCGCCCGTCGCATCGCCACCGCCCTCGGTGCGATCTCGGACGCGCATCCGGTCACCGCGCCCGTGCAGGTCCAGGCCGGCGCGCACCGGGCGGACTGA
- a CDS encoding XRE family transcriptional regulator, producing the protein MSDPSVGEELRRLRRESALSQRELAAATGVPQPNIAAYESGRRQPTPETLERLGAVLRIPSLERVRASRERILEVAARCRVDDVRVFGSVARGDATAGSDVDLLVHPKPDASIFDVAGFMAEVTELLGIHVDVVSDRGTGPVMDRIRAEAVAL; encoded by the coding sequence ATGAGCGATCCGTCCGTCGGCGAGGAGCTGCGTCGGCTGCGCCGGGAGTCCGCGCTCTCGCAGCGCGAGCTCGCCGCGGCGACCGGCGTGCCGCAGCCGAACATCGCGGCGTACGAGAGCGGTCGCCGACAGCCGACCCCCGAGACGCTCGAGCGGCTGGGCGCGGTGCTGCGGATCCCGTCGCTCGAGCGGGTGCGGGCGTCGCGAGAGCGGATCCTCGAGGTCGCGGCCCGCTGCCGGGTGGACGACGTCCGCGTGTTCGGATCCGTCGCACGGGGGGACGCCACAGCGGGGTCCGACGTCGATCTCCTCGTGCACCCGAAGCCGGACGCGTCCATATTCGACGTGGCGGGGTTCATGGCAGAGGTCACCGAGCTGCTCGGGATCCACGTCGACGTCGTCTCCGATCGAGGCACGGGGCCGGTCATGGACCGCATCCGCGCCGAGGCCGTCGCCCTCTGA
- a CDS encoding HepT-like ribonuclease domain-containing protein, whose protein sequence is MLDEERVPALLADIARFAASARRVAERGHARFTDPDDDEQRRIACSLVVDLSTAAARLPPSFREAHPEVNWNGIRAVRNFIAHDYAGTDQEILWEAVAVEFPRVARALLG, encoded by the coding sequence ATGCTCGACGAGGAACGGGTCCCCGCACTGCTCGCCGACATCGCGCGCTTCGCGGCTTCCGCACGACGAGTGGCGGAACGCGGACACGCCCGATTCACCGACCCCGACGACGACGAGCAGCGGCGGATCGCGTGCTCGCTGGTGGTGGATCTCTCCACCGCGGCGGCGCGGTTGCCGCCCTCGTTCCGCGAGGCGCACCCGGAGGTCAATTGGAACGGCATCCGCGCGGTGCGGAACTTCATCGCGCACGACTACGCCGGGACGGATCAGGAGATCCTCTGGGAGGCGGTGGCGGTGGAGTTCCCGCGGGTGGCGCGGGCGCTGCTCGGGTGA
- a CDS encoding type I restriction endonuclease: MEFAERLAALALKVRNQRDAIQTEEATKNAFIMPFISTILGYDVFNPLEVVPEFTADLGLKKGEKIDYAIMRDGEVQILIECKKSTEPLKIEHASQLFRYFAVTNARIAVLTNGETYHFYTDLDAPNRMDDKPFLVLDLADIDETLLPELMKLTKDVFDLDSIISAAGELKYVGALKRAIAAEFREPTPEWVKLLTRRVYEGSFTEKVRDQFTTLVGKASKQYLNEQVNDRLKTALGAPAFPSAPTAASADVITSEEVVEADLDRDTEIETTLEELEGYQIVKAIACSEVKPQRVVHRDAKSYLAILLDDNNRKPIARLHFNGKKQKYLGLFDAHKVETRHPIGSLDEIYAHADTIREAIRIHAGEPVGA, from the coding sequence ATGGAATTCGCCGAACGACTGGCCGCCCTGGCCCTGAAGGTGCGCAACCAGCGCGACGCCATCCAGACGGAGGAGGCGACGAAGAACGCGTTCATCATGCCGTTCATCTCCACGATCCTCGGATACGACGTCTTCAATCCGCTCGAGGTGGTCCCCGAGTTCACGGCGGACCTCGGCCTCAAGAAGGGCGAGAAGATCGACTACGCGATCATGCGCGACGGCGAGGTGCAGATCCTCATCGAGTGCAAGAAGTCGACGGAGCCGCTCAAGATCGAGCACGCCTCGCAGCTGTTCCGCTACTTCGCCGTGACGAACGCGCGGATCGCCGTGCTCACGAACGGCGAGACGTACCACTTCTACACGGACCTCGATGCGCCGAACCGCATGGACGATAAGCCGTTCCTCGTGCTCGACCTCGCCGACATCGACGAGACGCTGCTGCCCGAGCTGATGAAGCTCACGAAGGACGTCTTCGACCTCGATTCCATCATCAGCGCCGCGGGCGAGCTCAAGTACGTCGGTGCGCTGAAGCGGGCCATCGCCGCCGAGTTCCGCGAGCCGACCCCGGAATGGGTGAAGCTCCTCACCCGCCGCGTGTACGAGGGCTCGTTCACGGAGAAGGTGCGCGACCAGTTCACGACCCTCGTGGGCAAGGCGTCCAAGCAGTACCTCAACGAGCAGGTGAACGACCGTCTGAAGACCGCGCTCGGTGCGCCCGCGTTCCCCTCGGCGCCGACCGCGGCATCGGCCGACGTGATCACCAGCGAGGAGGTCGTGGAGGCGGACCTCGATCGCGACACCGAGATCGAGACGACGCTCGAGGAACTCGAGGGCTACCAGATCGTCAAGGCCATCGCCTGCAGCGAGGTGAAGCCGCAGCGCGTGGTGCACCGCGACGCGAAGTCGTACCTCGCGATCCTGCTCGACGACAACAACCGCAAGCCCATCGCGCGCCTCCACTTCAACGGCAAGAAGCAGAAGTACCTCGGGCTATTCGACGCGCACAAGGTCGAGACGCGCCACCCGATCGGATCGCTCGACGAGATCTACGCGCACGCGGACACGATTCGCGAGGCCATCCGCATCCACGCGGGGGAGCCGGTCGGCGCCTAG
- a CDS encoding nucleotide pyrophosphohydrolase, translated as MASRDVRDELAAFVAERDWAQFHTPENLAKSIAIEAGELLECYQWDAAGDPEQVKAELADVLTYCLLLAERLGLDPDEIVQAKLAVTRTKYPVEKARGRSTRYDAL; from the coding sequence ATGGCCAGCCGAGACGTGCGCGACGAGCTCGCGGCGTTCGTCGCCGAGCGGGACTGGGCGCAGTTCCACACACCGGAGAACCTCGCGAAGAGCATCGCCATCGAGGCGGGCGAGCTGCTGGAGTGCTACCAGTGGGATGCCGCCGGCGACCCCGAGCAGGTGAAGGCCGAGCTGGCCGACGTCCTCACATACTGCCTGCTGCTCGCCGAACGGCTGGGCCTCGATCCCGACGAGATCGTGCAGGCCAAGCTGGCCGTCACGCGGACGAAGTACCCCGTCGAGAAAGCCCGCGGACGCAGCACCCGGTATGACGCACTTTGA